CGGTTTGATGAGGAGAGGGTGGCGAAAGCCACTCTTTTACTCTACCGGGATGGCTAATTTATGCTCGGAAATAATAAAGCAATCTCAAGAAACTTATTAAATAGAAATGGGCTGAGAATAAAGTATTAAAATATTTAAATGGTGCCCTCTTTTTATACGAGCGAAGTGATTCAACCATGATAATCTATCTTACAAGTTATCACTATCCCAGAACGTGTTATTTGAGTCCACCACTTCCAGCAGACAGATAGTTAAGTAACACTATTAAAAGATAACCCATTCAAATCCCTTAGGCGGTAGATATCCTATCCCAGAATGCAGGCGGTCGAATATGGGCACAGAATTATTTCGTGAGGTTTTTCTGGCTGTTTAATGTGGAGTTCCCGGTGACATTATCGAACAGGTGTGATATATTATTATAAGTCCATGGGTATAATAACAAAAACAGCATCAATAACTATGATTTAATAACAAAGCAACACAATAAACGCTTAGGGTCAAAGCGATTTAATCTGTTTCGTTTTCCATATGCTTTATTTGCCCTGGGATGGGCAGGCTGTCCGACAATTATTAAATCCCTAATTCATCCTGGGTTTTATATCTGTGGACCCGCATAAAAGGCATTCTGTTGCATTCTTCTTTATGAAAGCTTTCATACATGACCTGCAATAGTATATGCCGCTATTTCGTTTCAAGACCTCAACATCCTCAGGCATGGCGGAGAAACTTATAGATGTGCTGCACATTTTCCTCACCTCCTTAATTAATCATGTTTATTAGTGTAGATATTTAAAGTCTTTGGTGAATTTAGTACAAACTCCAAACCCGCAGTAACTCTTTTTAATAACATATCCTGCATTCGATAGCACATCAATCATATCCTGTTCAGTCATTTGAATCGGTGAGGAAGTCCGATCAAATTTTACAGGTTTAGATTTTGTTTTTCCATTTTCCTGATACATTTCCCTGTTCATCAACAAATGATGCAATATACAGAGAACTTTCCTTGCTAATGCCACCGCTGCTTTCTTTGTTCCCTTCTTTACCTGTATTCTCAAAAAGAATCTTTTCAAAACCGAGTTCTTGGTTCTGGAAATGGCATGAGCGACTTGAACGAGCATCCGTCTCACATGTTTAGATCCTTGTTTCGTAATTCTACCAGTCACCAGCTTATTGGCAGATTGAGATACACTTGGTGTCAGTCCACACCAAGCAGCAAGCTTCTCACCGTTTTCATAAATGCAATACCTGGAATGGACATTGCAATTTCAACATCTTCTTTCCTTTTTTCGATCCTCTTCTGGATTTCTTCTATCAGTTCAAGGCAGTTTCGTATCAAGAGAATTTGTGCCGAATCAAGGCTATTTTTTATTGCATCTCTCAAATCCTGCTCTTTTTTCAAGACCTTTTTTGACTTGATTCCACTCAGGATTTCGTCTATGCTCCTTCCTTCAAGCAAACCATCAAGTATATGTCTTCCCGATTTTCCAAAGATATCTGACAGGATTGAAGATATCTTGATACACGATGATTCAAGTGCCTGATCTTCTTTGGGGAAAATTCTTGAAGGTTCTATCATTCCATTGAGACATAGTTCTGCGAGCCATTCGGAATCTCGTACATCCGTCTTCCTCCCGGGTGTATGCCTGATCTTGTAGGCATTGGCTACTATTACCTCGATTTTATCTTCCAATACTGTGTATATCGGAACCCAATAAACGCCTGTGGATTCAACAGCGACCTGTTCACAATTGTTCTTAACGACCCATTCCTTGAACATTATAATGTCATCAAGGTTCATCCCGAATCGTTCTGTAGTTTTGGTACCATCTCGGGAGAGAATCGTAGCTACGAGAAACTTTTTATGAATGTCTACTCCACAAACCTTATTTCTTTGTTTCTCCATACTTTATTCTCCTGATATGGGCAGGTGTATTCCCTTGTGAAGACTAATTAAAAGCAAGGAAAAGGAAATATATCGCTACCAATAATAGTATTATCCCCAGCAGCCAGTCGATCAGGACGCCTTTTTCTTCCAGCTTTGTGCGTATGGCTTTTCCTGCGGCTCCGCCAATGGAACTTATGATTACCAGGGGCAATACCATACCTGTTCCGAAAAGGAGAGATATAGTAATCCCGTAAGCCACAGACCCTGATACTGCGGCCACGGTAAGAACAGCAAAAAGCATCGGCGCAACCCTTCCCATAGTAATCGCGCCAAATGATAAACCGAGCAGGAAAGTTCCCAGCGGTGTGGTCGAGGGGGGTAGGCGCAGATTCCTGAATACTTTTTTCACTGGCATATGGTACGCGCCAAAGAACTGCAGCGCCATTAGAAAAAACACCAGGCTGCCCAGTACATAGGCTATTCGTTCATCAAAATGAACAACGCTTTTGCCAAGAAACGCAGCGATACCGCCCAGAGGCACTATGATAAGCAGTGTGCCAAGACCGAAAGGGAGGGTGAGCTGAAGCGCATCACGGAAATTTCGTTCGGCTTTATTATCACCTGTCACATAACCCATGAGGGCGAGGCACAGCACACTATTGCAGGGACATAGTCCTGCAAGGATGCCGAAAAAGAAAAATCCCCAGAAAGTAGGATCGAGAGCCATGTTAGTCCCGTATTATATCGATTTTTACTTCTTTAAATTTCTTTAATACCTGTGATCAGAGTGAGGATAAATGAACAAATGAACATTAAGAAAATGTCCAGGCTTACATTACCGATTAGAATGTCCATCTTCCATATTATATCTTCTTTCTTTAAAAATCTTCTACAAATGAATGATTTCAAATATGATATAGAGTAATCAAAGAACAGGGATTGACTATGATAGATTTTCCATTAAATAGTACTAACAAATAGTTATGTTTTTTTTTTATCGATAGTTTCATAATATTAATAACATATTAATATATAAGATGCTAAGATTACAAGAGAAGAATGGCTTAACTTAATGGCACGAAAATAGGATTTATAGATTTTTTTCTAAAATGTTTCAAACATTTGAAAATATTGGCTCAAATGTTTTTCTACCTCAAGAATATTCAAAAAATACCATGATTGTTACTTTTTCATTCTGACCATAAAGGCAACTATTAGAATAACAATTATGGTGACCATTGCATTCATTATTGTGTTTGTAGCAGCCGGTTCAGAAACTGTGGAATCGGATGAGGGAAAATCATCAGAATTCCCAGGGAATGTGGAATTTGTGATTTCTTCAATATTGCTAAATCCATCTCCATCAGAATCCAATTGCTCTATTTTTTCTATTGTCAGGATTGGATTATCACGATCAAAACCTGGAAAATTTCTCATTTCGGCTCCATAACTGTTCAAGCTTGCAGGAGGAGAAGCTGAATCCATGCATGTTTTGCATACATTCAATCTGGTGCCAGAATTATCGTAATGATATGTAAATTTGCCTAGCATCGCACGATTGGCCAAAGCAGGTGCCTGCAACATTAGGATGATTATAATAGCTAGTATGAATAGTGATTTAGTATTCATTACAACCCCTTATTCAAATAATCAGATATTTACTAATTTAGTATAAGTTCCCTTAACAATAAAACTTTCGGGTATTATGTCTGATCCAATATCCTGTAGGAATCGGTAAAACCTGGAAGGACAGGGTCAATGCATAGAAAATATTAAATCCCTGCAGACTTTGCAATATCATCGGCAACATCGGTCTTCTCCCAGGTGAAGTCCGGGTCGTTCCTGCCGAAATGACCATATGCTGCGGTCTTTGTGTAAATGGGACGCCTGAGATCAAGTGTCTCGATGATACCTTTTGGTGTAAGGTCGAAATGTTTCCTGACAAGTCCCACCATATCCCTGTCCTTCATCTTGCCAGTACCAAATGTATTGACCATAACAGCGGTGGGCTCTGGAATTCCAATAGCATATGCCAGTGATAATCCACAGCGATCTGCCAGTCCTGACGCTACGATGTTTTTAGCTACATATCTGGCCGCATAGGCAGCACTTCTGTCAACCTTGGTGCAATCCTTACCGCTAAAAGCACCACCGCCGTGTGGAACCAGCCCGCCATAAGTATCAACTACGATCTTACGCCCTGTCATTCCTGTATCACTCTGGGGTCCGCCTATTACGAACTTGCCTGTCGGATTGACATAATATTTGGTATTCTTATCCAGCAGTTCATTGTCAATTGTTTTCATCACAACCTCTTCAATGATCTCATTCCTGGCATCATCTGTAATTTTATGACCAGTACTGTCCAGTATCTCCTCAGTATGCTGGCTGCTGATAATGATCGAATCAACTCTCTGGGGCACTCCCATTTTATATTCAACAGTAGCCTGGCTCTTCCCGTCCGGACATAAATAAGGAAGAATATTCTTCTTTCTCACTTCAGCCAGTCTTTTAGCCATCCTGTGACCCTGCATGATGGGCAAGGGCATCAATTCCTCGGTCTCCCTACATGCATAACCGATCATCATCCCCTGGTCACCGGCGCCGCCTACATCCACGCCCTGTGCAATATCAGGTGATTGTTTACCAATCGCATTCAAAACACCGCATGTCTTATAATTGAAACCGTATTTTTCACTTGTATAACCGATGTCATTCAAGATACCACGAGCTATTGATGGGACATCAATATGAGCTTTTGTGGTGATCTCACCGCCGACTATCACAAATCCTACACTAATAAATGTCTCACATGCCACCCTGGCAGTTGGATCCTGTTCCATTATCGCATCAAGCACACCATCCGATATCTGATCGCAGACCTTATCAGGATGCCCCTCAGTAACTGATTCAGAAGTTAACAGGCTATATTCCATATTCGAAATCATGTTTTGTCACCTTATTTTATTTCAGAATTATTTTGACTATTTATAATGGTATCTGTATTATTCACAAACGTAAAACTGGTAATAATATACAGTTCATCCCTGATGATTGAGGATGTAAAAATTTAACAAATAAAATGGCTATTTCTCAACTCCCAACACACCATATATCTCATCCGGACTGTTCAAAATGGTAATATTCTCCATTTTGCCGAGTTTTTTCGTATTTTCAACATCAACTTCCCGCATTTTTAATTTCATCTCTCTTCCCAGGGGTGAATATGTGGTAACTGTCCCCAACTCCCTGTCCACAGGCAGGATATAGATTGG
This Methanosarcinales archaeon DNA region includes the following protein-coding sequences:
- a CDS encoding sulfite exporter TauE/SafE family protein, with the protein product MALDPTFWGFFFFGILAGLCPCNSVLCLALMGYVTGDNKAERNFRDALQLTLPFGLGTLLIIVPLGGIAAFLGKSVVHFDERIAYVLGSLVFFLMALQFFGAYHMPVKKVFRNLRLPPSTTPLGTFLLGLSFGAITMGRVAPMLFAVLTVAAVSGSVAYGITISLLFGTGMVLPLVIISSIGGAAGKAIRTKLEEKGVLIDWLLGIILLLVAIYFLFLAFN
- a CDS encoding methionine adenosyltransferase — translated: MISNMEYSLLTSESVTEGHPDKVCDQISDGVLDAIMEQDPTARVACETFISVGFVIVGGEITTKAHIDVPSIARGILNDIGYTSEKYGFNYKTCGVLNAIGKQSPDIAQGVDVGGAGDQGMMIGYACRETEELMPLPIMQGHRMAKRLAEVRKKNILPYLCPDGKSQATVEYKMGVPQRVDSIIISSQHTEEILDSTGHKITDDARNEIIEEVVMKTIDNELLDKNTKYYVNPTGKFVIGGPQSDTGMTGRKIVVDTYGGLVPHGGGAFSGKDCTKVDRSAAYAARYVAKNIVASGLADRCGLSLAYAIGIPEPTAVMVNTFGTGKMKDRDMVGLVRKHFDLTPKGIIETLDLRRPIYTKTAAYGHFGRNDPDFTWEKTDVADDIAKSAGI